One segment of Haemophilus influenzae DNA contains the following:
- a CDS encoding sulfite exporter TauE/SafE family protein: MALSTIFILLICGICTNVVSAIFGIGGGVLMVPILRTLFPELPIQVISATSLTIVMCTALINLLFFHKQKIKIDYINMILWSIAMVIGVQIGFELSFYFSTVVISLIFTVSLSVLAIKTFLNRSRTQIEVSNMSPMERAKGSISCCGGGLIAGITGIGGGSILAPLVGQLKGVKTQQIAVYTNYMMIIGGIGNLYGYLTRAFPYDVSLSGQLGYVNFLVVGVVTLGSFGMSFFSMKLRGLMNPALTRKLLAIILFCIAAYMCILEFVFH; this comes from the coding sequence ATGGCACTTAGCACAATTTTTATCTTACTGATTTGCGGTATTTGTACCAATGTGGTTTCTGCTATTTTTGGTATTGGCGGTGGGGTGTTGATGGTGCCAATTTTACGTACATTATTTCCTGAATTGCCGATTCAAGTTATTTCAGCTACATCACTTACCATAGTGATGTGTACTGCATTGATTAATTTATTATTTTTCCATAAGCAAAAAATTAAAATTGATTATATCAATATGATTTTATGGTCTATTGCTATGGTAATTGGCGTGCAAATTGGCTTTGAATTAAGTTTTTATTTTTCTACTGTGGTAATTAGTTTAATTTTTACGGTTAGTTTAAGTGTGCTAGCGATTAAAACATTTTTAAACAGATCGAGAACACAAATAGAAGTGTCTAATATGTCTCCTATGGAACGAGCTAAAGGTAGTATTAGTTGCTGTGGAGGAGGCTTAATTGCGGGTATTACAGGTATTGGAGGCGGATCTATCCTTGCTCCGCTTGTTGGCCAATTAAAAGGGGTAAAAACACAACAAATTGCCGTTTATACGAACTACATGATGATTATTGGCGGTATTGGTAATTTATATGGTTATCTCACAAGAGCCTTCCCTTATGATGTCAGCCTAAGTGGTCAATTAGGGTATGTAAATTTTCTTGTAGTTGGTGTCGTTACCTTGGGTTCATTTGGAATGAGTTTCTTCTCAATGAAATTGCGTGGATTAATGAATCCAGCTTTAACAAGAAAATTATTGGCGATTATCTTATTTTGTATTGCAGCCTATATGTGCATTTTGGAATTTGTATTCCATTAA
- the argH gene encoding argininosuccinate lyase → MALWGGRFTQAADKRFKDFNDSLRFDYRLAEQDIQGSIGWSKALAKVNVLTIEEQHQLEQALNELLVEVRSNPQAILQDDAEDIHSWVESKLIDKVGNLGKKLHTGRSRNDQVAVDIKLWCKQRVLELQESVRNLQRHLVQTAENTQQSVMPGYTHLQRAQPITFAHWCMAYVEMFDRDYSRLTDAYNRMNTCPLGSGALAGTAYAVDRDSLAHDLGFAFATRNSLDSVSDRDHVVELLSIASLSMAHLSRFAEDMIIFNSGEANFVELSDRVTSGSSLMPQKKNPDACELIRGKAGRVIGSLTGMLITLKGLPLAYNKDMQEDKEGIFDALDTWQNCVDMATFVLDELKVNVERTREAALKGYSNATELADYLVSKGVPFRDSHHIVGETVVYAIEKGKGLEDLTIPEFRQFSEVVGDDVYEILSLQSCLDKRCAKGGVSPLRVAEAIAEAKIRFA, encoded by the coding sequence ATGGCACTTTGGGGTGGGCGTTTTACACAAGCCGCAGATAAACGTTTTAAAGATTTTAATGATTCATTACGGTTTGATTACCGTTTGGCAGAGCAGGATATTCAAGGCTCGATTGGTTGGTCCAAAGCCTTGGCGAAAGTCAATGTATTAACTATCGAAGAACAGCATCAACTTGAACAAGCACTAAATGAACTACTTGTTGAAGTGCGGTCAAATCCGCAAGCAATTTTACAAGATGACGCTGAAGATATTCATAGTTGGGTTGAAAGTAAGCTAATTGATAAAGTAGGCAATCTTGGTAAAAAATTACATACTGGTCGTAGCCGTAACGATCAAGTGGCAGTCGATATAAAACTATGGTGCAAACAACGTGTACTTGAATTACAAGAATCAGTTCGCAATTTGCAACGCCACTTAGTTCAAACCGCAGAAAACACACAGCAATCAGTAATGCCAGGCTATACCCATTTACAACGGGCTCAGCCAATAACTTTTGCGCATTGGTGTATGGCGTATGTGGAAATGTTCGACCGCGACTATTCACGTTTAACAGATGCTTATAATCGAATGAATACCTGCCCACTTGGTAGTGGTGCCTTGGCTGGTACGGCTTATGCTGTAGATCGTGATTCACTCGCCCACGATCTTGGTTTCGCTTTCGCGACTAGAAATAGCTTAGATAGCGTCTCTGACCGCGATCATGTCGTAGAATTACTTTCTATCGCTTCTCTTAGTATGGCGCATCTTTCCCGCTTTGCTGAAGATATGATTATCTTTAACAGCGGAGAGGCAAATTTCGTAGAACTATCCGACCGCGTGACTTCTGGCTCATCATTAATGCCACAAAAGAAAAATCCTGATGCATGTGAGTTAATTCGGGGCAAAGCAGGTAGAGTGATTGGCTCATTAACAGGCATGTTAATTACCTTAAAAGGCTTGCCACTTGCGTATAATAAAGATATGCAAGAAGACAAAGAGGGTATTTTTGATGCCTTAGATACTTGGCAAAACTGTGTGGATATGGCAACGTTCGTATTAGATGAATTGAAAGTAAATGTTGAACGTACTCGTGAAGCTGCGTTAAAAGGCTATTCAAACGCAACTGAATTAGCGGATTATTTAGTCTCTAAGGGCGTACCTTTCCGAGATTCCCATCATATCGTGGGCGAAACGGTAGTTTATGCAATCGAGAAAGGCAAAGGATTAGAAGATCTGACTATCCCTGAATTCCGCCAATTTAGTGAAGTAGTGGGAGATGATGTTTACGAGATTCTTTCTCTCCAATCTTGCTTAGACAAACGTTGTGCAAAAGGTGGCGTATCGCCATTACGTGTTGCCGAAGCTATTGCAGAAGCCAAAATAAGATTTGCTTAA
- the ispC gene encoding 1-deoxy-D-xylulose-5-phosphate reductoisomerase has product MQKQNIVILGSTGSIGKSTLSVIENNPQKYHAFALVGGKNVEAMFEQCIKFRPHFAALDNVNAAKILREKLIAHHIPTEVLAGQRAICELAAHPDADQIMASIVGAAGLLPTLSAVKAGKRVLLANKESLVTCGQLFIDAVKNYGAKLLPVDSEHNAIFQSLPPEAQEKIGFCPLSKLGVSNIILTGSGGPFRYTPLEQFTNITPEQAVAHPNWSMGKKISVDSATMMNKGLEYIEARWLFNANAEEMEVIIHPQSIIHSMVRYVDGSVIAQMGNPDMRTPIAETMAYPHRTFAGVEPLDFFKVKELTFIEPDFNRYPNLKLAIDAFAVGQYATTAMNAANEIAVQAFLDRQISFMDIAKINSKTIEKISPYTIQNIDDVLEIDAQAREIAKTLISK; this is encoded by the coding sequence ATGCAAAAACAAAACATTGTCATTCTTGGTTCAACGGGATCAATCGGTAAAAGTACCCTTTCTGTTATCGAAAATAACCCTCAGAAATATCATGCATTTGCACTCGTAGGCGGAAAAAATGTAGAAGCAATGTTTGAACAATGCATAAAATTCCGACCGCACTTTGCGGCTCTTGATAATGTAAATGCAGCTAAAATTTTACGTGAAAAATTAATTGCACATCATATTCCAACAGAAGTATTAGCAGGACAACGAGCTATTTGTGAACTCGCAGCACACCCTGATGCCGATCAGATAATGGCATCGATTGTTGGTGCAGCAGGATTGTTACCGACTCTTTCAGCAGTTAAAGCGGGGAAACGGGTATTACTAGCAAATAAAGAATCATTGGTAACCTGCGGACAGCTTTTTATTGATGCCGTAAAAAACTATGGCGCGAAGCTTTTACCAGTAGACAGTGAACATAATGCGATCTTTCAATCGTTACCGCCAGAAGCACAAGAAAAAATCGGTTTTTGCCCACTTTCTAAATTAGGCGTAAGTAACATTATACTCACTGGTTCTGGCGGACCATTCCGTTACACGCCACTTGAACAATTCACCAACATCACACCTGAACAAGCGGTTGCACACCCTAATTGGTCTATGGGTAAAAAAATCTCTGTCGATTCAGCCACAATGATGAATAAAGGTTTGGAATACATTGAGGCTCGATGGCTTTTCAACGCAAATGCGGAAGAAATGGAAGTCATTATTCATCCACAATCTATTATCCATTCTATGGTACGGTATGTTGATGGCTCGGTCATAGCTCAAATGGGAAATCCAGATATGCGTACACCAATTGCAGAAACTATGGCATATCCTCACCGCACTTTTGCTGGAGTAGAACCACTCGATTTCTTTAAAGTCAAAGAACTGACGTTTATTGAACCTGATTTTAATCGTTATCCAAATTTAAAACTGGCTATTGATGCCTTTGCTGTGGGTCAATATGCAACAACAGCAATGAATGCAGCTAATGAAATTGCCGTACAAGCATTTTTAGATCGTCAAATTAGTTTTATGGATATTGCAAAAATTAATTCGAAAACAATTGAGAAAATTTCGCCTTATACCATTCAAAATATTGATGATGTACTCGAAATTGATGCACAAGCAAGAGAGATTGCGAAAACGCTAATTAGTAAATAG
- the hslO gene encoding Hsp33 family molecular chaperone HslO, with translation MTNQQDYTQDNDKLYRYLFQHRSVRGEWVRLNKTFTDTLNTHQYPKAVQDLLGEMMVATNLLTATLKFDGNITVQIQGDGPLRLALVNGNDQQQIRALARVDGDITENMNLHNMIGKGVLVITIAPKEGERYQGVISLDKPTITECLEDYFVRSEQLQTQLIIRTGEYDGKPVAAGMLLQIMPDGSGTSEDFEHLTTLAATVKDEELFGLPAEELLYRLYHEETVNLYPAQDVQFFCGCSAERSGSALLLISDEEIDEILAEHKGSIDMQCECCGTHYFFNKEAIEKLKSTRL, from the coding sequence ATGACCAATCAACAAGACTATACTCAAGATAATGACAAACTTTACCGTTATCTTTTCCAACATCGTTCAGTTCGTGGGGAATGGGTTCGCTTAAATAAAACATTTACTGATACATTAAATACCCATCAGTATCCTAAAGCAGTACAGGATTTATTGGGAGAAATGATGGTAGCGACTAATTTGCTTACTGCCACACTAAAATTTGACGGCAATATTACCGTACAAATTCAAGGCGATGGCCCATTACGCTTAGCATTAGTAAATGGCAATGATCAACAACAAATCCGCGCCCTTGCTCGAGTGGATGGGGACATCACTGAAAATATGAACCTACATAATATGATTGGTAAAGGCGTATTGGTCATTACTATTGCACCAAAAGAAGGCGAACGCTATCAAGGTGTAATTAGCTTGGATAAACCCACGATCACGGAATGCTTAGAAGATTATTTTGTACGCTCAGAACAGCTTCAAACTCAATTAATTATTCGTACTGGAGAATATGACGGCAAGCCAGTGGCAGCAGGGATGTTATTACAGATTATGCCTGATGGTTCTGGTACATCAGAAGATTTTGAGCATTTAACTACGCTCGCAGCAACAGTAAAAGATGAAGAATTATTTGGTCTCCCTGCAGAAGAGTTACTCTATCGTTTATATCACGAAGAAACCGTTAATCTTTATCCAGCACAAGATGTACAATTTTTCTGTGGCTGCTCTGCTGAGCGTTCTGGTTCAGCATTACTTTTAATCTCTGATGAAGAAATTGATGAAATATTAGCCGAGCATAAAGGCAGTATTGATATGCAATGTGAGTGTTGTGGCACACACTACTTCTTTAATAAAGAAGCGATTGAAAAATTAAAATCAACAAGACTTTAA
- the pckA gene encoding phosphoenolpyruvate carboxykinase (ATP) — translation MTDLNKVVKELEALGIYDVKEVVYNPSYEQLFEEETKPGLEGFEKGTLTTTGAVAVDTGIFTGRSPKDKYIVLDEKTKDTVWWTSEVAKNDNKPMNQATWQSLKDLVTNQLSRKRLFVVDGFCGASEHDRIAVRIVTEVAWQAHFVKNMFIRPTEEQLKNFEPDFVVMNGSKVTNPNWKEQGLNSENFVAFNLTERIQLIGGTWYGGEMKKGMFSMMNYFLPLKGVGAMHCSANVGKDGDAAIFFGLSGTGKTTLSTDPKRELIGDDEHGWDDVGIFNFEGGCYAKTIHLSEENEPDIYRAIRRDALLENVVVRADGSVDFDDGSKTENTRVSYPIYHIDNIVKPVSRAGHATKVIFLTADAFGVLPPVSKLTPEQTKYYFLSGFTAKLAGTERGITEPTPTFSACFGAAFLTLHPTQYAEVLVKRMQAAGAEAYLVNTGWNGTGKRISIKDTRGIIDAILDGSIEKAEMGELPIFNLAIPKALPGVDSAILDPRDTYADKAQWQSKAEDLAGRFVKNFVKYATNEEGKALIAAGPKA, via the coding sequence ATGACAGACTTAAATAAAGTGGTAAAAGAACTTGAAGCTCTTGGCATTTATGACGTGAAAGAAGTTGTTTACAATCCAAGCTACGAGCAATTGTTTGAAGAAGAAACTAAACCAGGTTTAGAAGGCTTTGAAAAAGGTACTTTAACTACGACTGGTGCAGTGGCAGTAGATACAGGTATCTTCACAGGTCGTTCTCCAAAAGATAAATATATCGTGTTAGATGAAAAAACCAAAGATACTGTTTGGTGGACATCTGAAGTAGCAAAAAACGACAACAAGCCAATGAACCAGGCTACTTGGCAAAGCTTAAAAGACTTGGTAACTAACCAACTTTCTCGTAAACGCTTATTTGTGGTTGATGGCTTCTGTGGTGCGAGCGAACACGACCGTATTGCAGTGCGTATTGTCACTGAAGTAGCGTGGCAAGCACATTTTGTAAAAAATATGTTTATTCGCCCAACTGAAGAACAACTCAAAAATTTTGAACCAGATTTCGTTGTAATGAACGGTTCTAAAGTCACTAATCCAAACTGGAAAGAACAGGGTTTAAATTCAGAAAACTTTGTTGCATTCAACTTAACTGAGCGTATCCAATTAATCGGTGGAACTTGGTACGGCGGCGAAATGAAAAAAGGTATGTTCTCAATGATGAACTACTTCCTACCACTTAAAGGTGTTGGTGCAATGCACTGCTCAGCTAACGTTGGTAAAGATGGCGATGCAGCAATCTTCTTCGGTTTATCTGGTACAGGTAAAACAACCCTTTCAACGGATCCAAAACGTGAATTAATCGGAGATGATGAACACGGTTGGGATGATGTTGGTATCTTTAACTTTGAAGGTGGTTGTTATGCGAAAACCATTCATCTTTCAGAAGAAAATGAACCAGATATTTACCGTGCTATCCGCCGCGATGCATTATTAGAAAACGTGGTTGTTCGTGCTGATGGTTCTGTTGATTTCGATGATGGTTCAAAAACAGAAAATACTCGCGTGTCTTACCCAATTTATCACATCGATAATATTGTAAAACCAGTTTCTCGTGCAGGTCACGCAACTAAAGTTATTTTCTTAACTGCAGATGCATTTGGCGTATTACCACCAGTATCTAAATTGACACCAGAACAAACTAAATACTACTTCTTATCAGGTTTCACTGCAAAATTAGCAGGTACTGAACGTGGTATTACTGAACCAACGCCAACTTTCTCAGCATGTTTTGGTGCTGCGTTCTTAACCCTTCATCCAACTCAATATGCTGAAGTATTAGTAAAACGTATGCAAGCAGCAGGTGCTGAAGCTTACTTAGTGAATACTGGTTGGAATGGTACAGGTAAACGTATCTCAATCAAAGATACTCGCGGAATCATTGATGCAATCTTAGATGGCTCAATTGAAAAAGCTGAAATGGGCGAATTGCCAATCTTCAACTTAGCAATTCCTAAAGCATTACCAGGTGTAGATTCTGCTATCTTAGATCCTCGCGATACCTACGCAGATAAAGCACAATGGCAATCAAAAGCTGAAGACTTAGCTGGTCGTTTTGTGAAAAACTTTGTTAAATATGCAACTAACGAAGAAGGTAAAGCGTTAATTGCAGCAGGTCCTAAAGCTTAA
- the galU gene encoding UTP--glucose-1-phosphate uridylyltransferase GalU, whose product MKAIIPVAGLGTRMLPATKAIPKEMLTLVDKPLIQYVVNECVAAGIKEIVLVTHSSKNAIENHFDTSFELETMLEKRVKRQLLEEVRSICPKNVTIMHVRQGNAKGLGHAVLCGRPLVGNEPFAVMLPDVLLAEFSADQKKENLAAMIQRFNETGASQIMVTPVPQENVSSYGVADCGDIELNGGESAKINSIVEKPSIEDAPSNLAVVGRYVFSAAIWDLLEKTPIGVGDEIQLTDAIDMLIEKETVEAFHMTGKTFDCGDKIGYMEAFVEYGIRHEKLGKEFKSFIKNLAKTL is encoded by the coding sequence ATGAAAGCAATTATTCCTGTCGCCGGTCTTGGCACACGTATGTTGCCCGCCACGAAGGCGATTCCGAAGGAAATGCTCACTTTGGTGGATAAACCGTTAATTCAATACGTGGTAAATGAATGTGTAGCTGCTGGCATAAAAGAAATTGTGCTGGTAACACATTCATCAAAAAATGCTATCGAAAACCATTTTGATACATCTTTTGAGTTAGAAACGATGCTCGAAAAACGAGTGAAGCGTCAGCTTCTAGAAGAAGTTCGTTCTATCTGTCCAAAAAATGTAACCATTATGCACGTTCGTCAAGGTAATGCGAAAGGTCTAGGTCACGCCGTGTTATGTGGTCGTCCTTTAGTAGGAAATGAACCTTTTGCCGTTATGTTACCAGATGTATTATTAGCTGAATTTAGTGCAGATCAGAAAAAAGAAAATCTTGCTGCAATGATTCAACGCTTTAATGAAACTGGCGCAAGCCAAATTATGGTAACCCCAGTTCCGCAAGAAAATGTGAGTAGCTATGGTGTTGCAGATTGTGGTGACATTGAGCTTAATGGCGGCGAAAGTGCAAAAATTAATAGTATTGTTGAAAAACCTTCTATTGAAGACGCACCATCAAATCTTGCAGTGGTTGGGCGTTATGTTTTTTCAGCAGCAATTTGGGACTTGTTGGAAAAAACACCAATTGGTGTTGGCGATGAAATACAATTAACCGATGCTATTGATATGCTAATTGAAAAAGAAACCGTTGAAGCATTTCATATGACAGGGAAAACTTTTGATTGCGGCGATAAAATTGGCTATATGGAAGCTTTCGTAGAATATGGTATTCGTCACGAAAAATTAGGTAAAGAATTTAAATCCTTTATCAAAAATTTGGCGAAAACCCTATAA
- the frr gene encoding ribosome recycling factor, whose translation MLNQIKKDAQDRMEKSLEALKGHISKIRTGRAQPSLLDAIQVEYYGASTPLRQLANVVAEDARTLAVTVFDRSLISAVEKAILTSDLGLNPSSAGTTIRVPLPPLTEERRRDLIKIVKGEGEQGKVAVRNVRRDANDKIKALLKDKEISENEQHKAEEQIQKITDIYIKKVDEVLADKEKELMDF comes from the coding sequence ATGCTTAACCAAATCAAAAAAGATGCTCAAGATCGTATGGAAAAAAGCCTTGAAGCATTAAAAGGCCATATTTCAAAAATCCGTACCGGTCGCGCACAACCAAGTTTACTTGATGCAATTCAAGTTGAATATTATGGTGCTTCGACCCCACTTCGCCAATTGGCAAATGTCGTTGCGGAAGATGCGCGTACATTAGCTGTAACTGTTTTTGATCGTTCTTTAATCTCTGCAGTAGAAAAAGCAATTTTAACCTCAGATTTAGGTTTAAATCCATCTTCAGCTGGCACAACAATCCGCGTTCCGCTTCCTCCATTAACAGAAGAACGCCGTCGTGATTTAATCAAAATTGTGAAAGGCGAAGGTGAACAAGGTAAAGTTGCGGTTCGTAATGTGCGTCGTGATGCGAATGATAAAATCAAAGCATTATTAAAAGACAAAGAAATCAGCGAAAATGAACAACATAAAGCAGAAGAACAAATCCAAAAAATCACCGATATTTACATTAAAAAGGTAGATGAAGTATTAGCGGATAAAGAAAAAGAATTAATGGATTTCTAA
- a CDS encoding anaerobic sulfatase maturase: MNSFQLMAKPTGSICNLDCQYCFYLEKPHLNQRAMTNEVLEAYIKSYIETTPQQQVTFLWQGGEPTLAGLDFYKRAVNFQHKYANGKQIENSLQTNGVLLNADWCRFLHDHHFLVGLSIDGPKHLHDTYRLTKNGKGSFQQVINALDLLYNYQVSFNTLTVVHNLNVQYAKEIYHFLKRIGSSYMQFIPLMGDYKQQATAKDYGQFLIDIFDEWYANDVGKIGIQFIEQWFMAYLGLQPSLCIFRETCGDQLVIEQNGDIYSCDHYVYPEYKLGNLIETPLIQLLDNNTKQKNFGAAKSFLSEQCKICKFRFACHGGCPKHRTIQGFGKAHNQLCEAYYSALSHMDPYLKSFAKSFGKIK, from the coding sequence ATGAATTCATTTCAATTAATGGCAAAACCTACTGGTTCAATTTGTAATTTAGATTGTCAATATTGCTTTTACTTGGAAAAACCTCACTTAAACCAACGGGCTATGACTAATGAAGTATTAGAAGCCTATATCAAATCCTATATTGAAACAACGCCTCAACAACAAGTTACTTTCCTATGGCAAGGCGGCGAGCCAACCCTAGCAGGTCTTGATTTCTACAAAAGAGCGGTCAATTTTCAGCATAAATATGCTAATGGCAAACAAATTGAAAATTCTCTACAAACGAATGGAGTATTACTTAATGCCGATTGGTGCCGTTTTCTTCACGATCATCACTTTCTTGTAGGGCTTTCTATAGATGGACCTAAGCACTTACACGATACCTATCGTTTAACTAAAAATGGAAAAGGCTCATTTCAACAAGTAATAAATGCTCTCGATTTACTCTATAATTACCAAGTTTCTTTTAATACACTAACTGTGGTACATAATCTCAATGTCCAATATGCTAAAGAAATCTACCATTTCTTGAAAAGAATAGGTTCATCTTATATGCAATTTATTCCACTAATGGGCGATTACAAGCAACAAGCTACAGCAAAAGACTACGGTCAATTTTTAATTGATATTTTTGATGAATGGTATGCCAATGATGTAGGCAAAATTGGTATTCAATTTATTGAACAATGGTTTATGGCTTACCTTGGTTTACAACCAAGTTTATGTATTTTTCGTGAAACCTGCGGCGATCAATTGGTTATTGAACAAAATGGCGATATTTATAGTTGCGATCATTATGTTTATCCTGAATATAAACTCGGAAATCTTATTGAAACCCCTCTAATACAGCTCCTTGATAATAATACTAAACAAAAGAATTTTGGCGCAGCAAAATCTTTTCTTTCCGAACAGTGTAAAATCTGCAAGTTTCGCTTTGCCTGTCACGGAGGCTGCCCAAAACATCGTACAATTCAAGGATTTGGTAAAGCACATAATCAACTTTGTGAGGCATATTATTCTGCACTTTCTCATATGGATCCATATTTAAAGTCATTTGCAAAATCATTTGGCAAAATAAAATAA